One window of the Zea mays cultivar B73 chromosome 3, Zm-B73-REFERENCE-NAM-5.0, whole genome shotgun sequence genome contains the following:
- the LOC103650056 gene encoding uncharacterized protein LOC103650056 → MHHLRPAEGRRRRRQEVAATKPSDDGTARRRRRREGQAARGGDGVRLRRRAGHVVHARPDNKDWGSQWQLVTAGNCPFMHFPRATKVEMQTWCT, encoded by the exons ATGCACCATCTTCGGCCCGCAgaaggacggcggcggcggcggcaagagGTCGCAGCAACCAAACCCAG CGACGATGGTACGGCACGTCGACGACGCCGCCGAGAGGGCCAAGCTGCACGGGGAGGTGATGGCGTGCGCCTACGAAGACGTGCAGGTCATGTGGTCCATGCTCGACCAGACAACAAGGATTGGGGATCTCAGTGGCAGCTCGTGACCGCCGGCAATTGTCCGTTCATGCATTTTCCTAGAGCCACAAAGGTGGAGATGCAGACATGGTGTACATAG